The Clavelina lepadiformis chromosome 1, kaClaLepa1.1, whole genome shotgun sequence genome segment CAGcaaattaaagttaacaagTTATTTGACCCTTTTAACCAGAAGATGGATGGAAAATATCTCTCATGGATGGACCCATGCAAGTGTTGGTTCAATTAAGTTCTATGTCGTTATATGAAAATGATACTACAAGTAAAATAGTAatatcaaaacaataaaaacaaaggcaTGAAAATGCAACCTTGATCAACATTTACACAcggtaaaattttaacaatggcATCATTTccattcaaattttaaatatcatCTCTATATCTACCATATGCGGTTAAACAGTGAAATTGAAAGCTCAAGCACAAGTTACCAGTACGCTATATTATTGCTAAGTTAGTACCATGGTTTCCATATAATGAGACCTACCCTGAAAGTAAACCCTGGCAATATTTAAAGTTACTCCTGCAAAATAAGGCTTACTGAAAGAGTATATTGGAACTCAGCAAGTACCAGTTTGGTGTCTTGCCCTTTAGCGTTAGTTTCACTTTTAAGTTATTGAATTACTTCAAACACACTATTCTGAGCATACATCACCATTAAAAATTACTGTTGCTTGGTGGAAGATTTAGATGACTGTAATACAAGTGCAACTACGAAAACAGGCTTTAGATAAATTTTGAGGCCAAAAAGGTTTCCGTTTCTGCATTATATTGTGAAAAACATGGTACACATAACACATGTCAACGTCCAATTCATAGATGTTTCAACATATTTGTGTctgttaaaatataaaacttgaGCAGCTGGAACACACTAAGCGACATACTTCTGTCGATAAACTGATGGTCATCACTTTACTCTTTGTGAGAAGTAGAGACAGTAGCATATACCCACTGGTTTTCTCAATTTCACTCTGACTCCTACTTAATAGAACAAAGTTAACATTAGTCAGATTCATAGCCTTCCTGAGAAACATCGGGGGCAGCAGCAATGTTTGAAGGATCCTTTTTAGCAGATTCTTTTAAACGTTCTCTAATAAGTTCTGTGATGGCACGTTGAGTCCTTCTTTCTAAACGTTCAAGTTTTGCTTTAATGTCACGTTTCAAATCCCAGTCAGGTTTGCGTGGTGCAAGATTGAGTAAGTCTACATCATCAGTTATTGTTGGTTGAGGTAACCCACTCTCTGTCTGCTCCTGAATGACGAAATGTTAAATATAAGGATTAATtagaaactttttaaaacttccaaattttaaagaaaaacatgtATATACATGAAGTGTATTTCACTACAGGTTGACATGCACGAACACGTAATACATACAGCATCTATTCTGGTGGGCAAACATTGAAGAAATacgacaaaataaaatttactgtatCTCTAAAATGCTAGCTAAATTTAGAAGCATACGAATTATCTTGTTAAGTACGTAACATAAACACTGTACAGTAAAATATATGGCACTACAGCCAAAGCAATGATATGGCACCACAGATACAACCGTTACATGTACGTACCTTTATGTGGTCTTCCACGATGCCTGGCTTAGCATTACTCAATTGAGTTGTTTTTAAATCCTCTGTTACAGGTTCATAATTTCGTAATTTTAACTCCGGCTTTGGTAAGTCAACCTTCTCTTTTTTAGCAGCTGGTTCATTGCCTTTACGTTGCTCCCGCAAGGCTTTTAGACGCTCTTTCCGCTTTCTTGCCTCTTCCTCCAAATTGCCAATATTCTGATCACCCATAGCTCTGACAGCACTAACTTAAAATGCatacaaaaatacaaagaagTTAAAAATGTATGATATGGTGCTCATAATAGACAGCAGGGTATACCAGTTCTTTATGCAGGCGCTTCCAGGGTTTAGAATGTAAACGATTTAACTACCCATTGACTTAATAGCAAATCAGGCAGAGATTTGGCTGTTTCAATGCTATTTCACAATACGtattaaaaaagaattgaTGCATCAGCAAGACAGGAGTGTACATCTACCTTGCTTAACTAACCTTTCATATTTGTTGCATACTCACTGACATagacaaaacataatttttgtaCTACTCTTTTGCAAAGcggtttttgatttttctcggTTCTCAAGCATGATAAGGTTGAATAAGCAAAAAACCATGTGTGATACTGTGTTGCTGCTCAGTACATAGGATTGATAAGACATAATTTGATtggattgaaaattttgacaaaattactAATATATAACTTCTGTAATTTTTTGCATACCACACATAAAACGGATGGTGCACTTTAATATTGCAATATTTATAGCATTAAGCAGACATCATGGACAtaacatttttagtttaatttatgGTTACATAACTTGCATTACTCGATTCACAGGTTTCATTTACCTTGcgcttttcaaaaaatataaaataaataacaacttTCTGTTACCGACAGCAATGACTCACATTCCACGATCTATCTTTCTGGTGGGTAATCAAGTAACAACTAAAAAGCTGTTGGAATATTCAAATGCTATTGACTTAACGGAATCAATCTAATTTGCCTTGGTTGTTTACAATAAATTGgtgtaaaaatgaaaaaaatttttaagtgcaGACTGATGAGTCTTGTGCGTTTAAgagccacactttccactacgGCCTACTATGttatctaaaaaaaaacaggtcaATTAAagccagattggaaagtttgctaagtgcaCAAAGAGCCTAATTGTGTCAACTTGATTCTGTGGGAGATTTCTCActaaaaacagcaaatttttcaatctGGAATTAAAAccttgtaaaatgaaaaaagaaaatatgaaaCTAATATCAACGAGAAATGTCTCAATCCAAAATATTCACAAAAGACATcccaaaaaagtaaaaaaaataatctCTGTCTATCTGTGTGATTCTTTTCTTGACTTTTATATAATTCAGAATAGGCCTATGTTTAGCGTGTAATGTTGTTCAATATTTTCCAGTTTGCTGTTGTAACAGTGTAATGAAAGATAAAATCGACCTATTTTCAGCAACAGAGTAACTTTGCAAACTCAAATTGCACctaaaaattcaatttaatttaataaaatttgcgCGCCTAGTAGTAAAGGCTACGCCCAATGGACCGTCCCCTGAAATTTAGCCTGCCTACCCAGCTGCCCTGCAAAAAATGTCGACAGCCTAGCGGGTCTCTTTCACTTTTGCACTCTCATATTAAAATCGAGTATTGAGGAATTGTCACGTCATGATTTCCTTCAAGTCGGGGTGCAAAAGTATAATACAACCCACAGGCTAGCATCAGATCATCAGTAAGACCTGTAACTCTGTAAGACCGTTTTCATTTTACAGTCTAAACTTTAGACGAATAGACGAAACATTTCCTTGCCATCCGCAGTTAATCATtaatataagatatctatgatcAACAGAACAGTAGAATACATAGCTTCATTTCACCCGCTTCGTCAAGGATTAACCCATACGAAAGGAAAAATGGAATACACGGATTAGCCTTTCGTATGGGCGCAAAGGAATAATTCcatcttttaaagtaattgtttGACGAATGGGCTGTTCATTTATATACAATTCAATGCGTGAAAATGTATGATGAGTTGATAACGTTGAGCGATGTAGtacgaatgacgtaattcaGAAGTAATCAAAACCGGATCGTGTATACTAAACACggccaaaatatagtacagcGCTTGTTGATGAACACacgaaataaaacacaaataacattataacatCATCCATCATCAGATCTGCATGAGAATTccgtaggaataagggctaGTTATGACATTTAGCACATCCTCACATCTTCCGAAGATCTTCAGGAGTGAATATATTTGCTGTACAAACTCGAGCTCATCAACAACGTCCTACATTATTGTCATGGCCACTATAGAAAAGCTCCTGTCCGGGATGGGATTTCTTTTCCCATTCAttaatgtacagcattgaagcaattcTCAATCATCTGTTTCTTGAACATTCCACATGAACATACCACCTGCTCGTGTGCTCTAGTTCgctttttaacttttgttttgtggatttaactaattatggGTTTAATAGCCGTGCTAGTTgctaccagcaattattaccttaattatttttagcacgttttaaacttttttggctTTGTTACTTCTTTGCGATCATTAGCGCATGCTAATGACAACTGGCTTCATATTTTtgtccccaccgcgcttttaaccaaaaattaaattattgataaataatttaatgtaTAGCTGTTTGCATGCCTTAAATTTTCCTTTTAgtaagttaaaacaaaaactttctccttgaaaatttttttgtgagAACATTTGTTGAAAGTACAACAAAACAGTAATGttacatttttgaaaagagtcttaaataattatttttgctAATGTGACAATGACTGTGTAAATAGATTGGAAGCAATTTTGCGTGGAATAGGGGCTTTCCCTAGTCAACAGTAAGGTTATCAAAAGAGAAAAGGTCGTTTTGCAAACTGAAACGATAGGTTATGGGCCGATTGGTATAAACACAAACGCATTTTAACTGAACATACCTCGGTTTTTCCTAATTTTACAGTGGATCACATGATCAGTGAGAATACGCTAATTCTattatagaaaactgaaagAACAAAACCTTATGGATTCTGGCTTGCTGTAGGCTACCCTCCAACAGGCATCAGTTACTAGCGCTACGGCTGTACTGGATCGCTGTACTTTACTTTCGTTCTTTGCTGCCCAAATTCGGTTcttaaagatttaaaaatttgttattttcactGCGAAATGGTGAATAAATTGATAAAACTGTAAAACGCTTAATTGTAGGTGGTCTAAAAGTTTTGCTGAAGCATGTGGTTGCAAACGTGTAGGTGTAACAAGTTATTGTAACTTCCACAACTTAGACAAGCAAATATGTCAAGGCCTTGAGAGTAAAAACCTACAGTAATACAATCTGAGTAAGATAGAACTTTATCAGCAGCACAACGACCAAACCCAAATACACACCAAACTTGTACATATAGGCTAATATATATTAGATTAAAGTCAAATTAAGCTTATTGACTGACAGAGTCAGGTCAATTGCATTTGTACCATAGGTAAGATAGAACTAAATTGTATCAGATGGTAAAAGAAAGGAAACAACTAAACAGATGTGTATCAGAATGTTTATCTTCCTATAGACCAGGCCTGGCCAACCCGCATGCGACTCTTTCGTTCAAATTGAACCTCTGAAAGAGAGTACATTTTAAGCAGATTaataatacagaaaagtaatctctactggctaatgttcaattgatatttgctaaataatgactgattacatcagatttcgacccagaataaagatgatgaaactgaaacaaaatctgatgcagtattatgacgtaataagaaaaagcgccataaatcataatgtgtatgatgtggctcattgcggttaacacagtaagaagtgaggctcttagtctctgactggttggccacccctgttATAGACTGTATAGCCTACCTAACATTTTGTGTTTCGGAAGTCTTGAAGTGAGTGATGACTACTTTTACCACTTGTGCTTCTTTTCTAACAAAAGTGTTGATTAATCACAGACAGTTAATTAACTTATTGGTCAATTGAACAAAATACCATCATAGTTTTCTGAATATTTTGTAGAATTAATGCGTAACCTGGAAGAAACATGTCAGCTCTAATAAGCACTTGTGATTCATTTTTCTTCCTACTGAAGCAAATCTCTCATGACCTAAACTATATTTCTACAAACACAACCAATGTTCTTGCACTGATTGGTGCGTGGTATACATTTCGTTTGTCTGTGAAAGTTGGATCTTGGTTTGTCACTTCAGCTAAATGTGTGACATCATCATTTAGAAGAAATTACATCAAATCATATGGTCAATGGGCCGTAGTAACAGGTATAGCGCAAGTCACTGTATTTCTGATTTCTTGAATATGAACGATTTCATGAATCAGATTAATATCGCAGGCAGAAAGTTGCAACATTGGTTGATTAGTAAATAATTTATATCGTAActacattttatatttgtagGATGCACATCAGGCATTGGACAATCTTTTGCCAGAAGATTAGCTTCTGAAGGTTTAAATATTATCCTAATATCTCGAAATAGCACTGCCTTGAAGGTAGAATCCAGGTATGATATATAAGAAATATTCATTGCTATCGAAATACATAGATTCCTTAAATATGCTTGAGCTTGGACTGCTAGTTGTGGGaaaggaaaagtttttgtatcAAACAATGAAGATTGTTTTGCAATCTAAACTATTTGTAGAAGTCAACTTAACGATTACAGTGGTAGACCAAGCAATCCATATCTCACATTTAAAAGGTTAAAATTGACTTTCTGGTAATGTGTTGTATATCCTTAAATGTGTCCATTTACATCTAGTTAtgtttttttcattcatttttcttgtatttattAAAGTTATATCGAAAACATGTACAATGTACACACTCTTATCTTGGAGCAAGACTTTGCGAATGTATCTTTGGATtcaatgaaagaaataaaagagaTTTTCAACAAACTGGATATTGGAATTCTCATTAACAATGTTGGAATACATTATGACTTTCCCATGAGATTTGATTTTGTAAGtgaatttatattttgttacattaaCACGCGGAGATGTCTTTAAGTCATCTATACCAAATTTACTAATCAACTCTTCTCTGAGTCTCTGAACAGAAAATGATAAGTCTGAAGTCCTTTGTGTCTTGTTGcatgttttattaaattggTGATGTTGCAagtaatcaaaataaaataaaaggtGCAATCTGTAACTAAAATAACCTAATTGAAGTCAAGTCGTTGATATGCTGCATTTAAGTTGTGGTGATTCAACTACGATTAGTACCGGAAAGTCACGCGGCATGGCAATTTTTATGCTATGCTTTATTTATGAAGGTTGATGAAGAAAGAACACATTCACTCATTCAGGTCAACATACGAACAACTGTTTCACTCACCCATGCTGTTTTACCTGGCATGATAAAGAGAAAGCGTGGTCTTGTAGTCAACATGTCATCAGGAGCAGCATGCTTGCCTATTCCATATATAGCTCTTTACTCTGCAACAAAGGTACATACATGCAGAAATGTTTAACAAATCaatgtgttattttatttccAACAGAAAAGATTGCTCACCTTACTGACTGGATTTATTTTTCCAGGAGTTCATCAGCCATTTTTCTGAGTCTCTGCATTATGAAATGAAGCAATACAATATCCATGTTCAATCTCTAATGCCCATGTATGTTGCTACCAATATGACAAGTTTCTCAAAGATTTTAAATCAGTCTTCGCTGATCACACCTACTCCAGTGACCTATGTAAACCAAGCTATGCGAACTCTGGGATTATACAGAGTTAATACTGGCTATTTTCCACATACTGTGCAAGTAAGTATTTTGGTGATACATCATTCAATGGCAGATATTAgaattactgtttttttttcagactTGGTTTCTGAAAGTGACGCCCCGCTTTTTGTCCATCAAATTATCTCACTGGTTTCAACTGCAACTGAATCAGGAAGGGATCTCCAAAAAGAAGAATATTTAGTTTTAagatgatttttatttttgctggtGAACTTCTTCAACAATGTAGCCTGCTTTGCATGCTTGTTGCTCTTATGTAATTTTTGTGCAATATTTTagcaatttatttctattgttttatttttatcttaattGTGTAtatcagtgtttctcaaatGCATTGCCTGTAAAGGACCCGACGATTAGCCTTAGTCATGTACAGTTTGTATAACTAACATGTTAGAGATTAccgtttttcaaatttgttgaaatactTTTCTTAGAAAATTTACAGCATTGTATTGCATATTTTTCTTGCAGAACCACCACTATTCAGACACTTTTGGAAAACTGTATAAACCAGGGGCGGCCaactttttggccaaagggccacatgcgatttacgaatgattgcaCTCGCGGGtcacttgagtgtttactgctaattaaaaccctcacaccaaaattctaacCTTAGAAATACGTATTATCCTCTTTTACAGTTATAAGAACATTAAACATACCAAGATATAGTAaattcaataaagtttttactacacgtcgacatttcaatgtgaagttaggcactgtttttctctaacacgttggcaatattcggtgagatggaCGATGTAGCAATGCAATGCGAGTTTTCCATATGGctgtcagaaattagtaaacaaacaatgccAATTGcaagttcgccataaattacgtaggcgattcagttgataatataCCTCATTTCGACaaataccgcgcgggccacgggttggacacccctggtaTAAACGTTGCAAAATGggcaataaacatttattttcaacATCGCTGTTTGCATTCTCTGACGCAGGAGTCAAATAGTTATATAGTTTATTATTCGTTAGtcacaagaaataaaaaattcttcaaaatcattatGGTTAAATTTTAGTCACCCAATGCTTCAACGTTAATGTTATTTCTTGGATTTCCATCCTTATCAAAATATGTCTTAGACCACATGTTAGGGTCAAACGTATCCACCAGTTTGAGCTGTGGGATTCGCTTAGCGATATCTTCATATGCGTAGCATAAATCTCTAAAATGCAAGTTGTCTAGCATGTAAGCTCTTGTAGATGGCGTTACACCCGATATTTGAAAGATCTCTTCCACTAAATCTTTTCTTCTTGGTGGGAATAAAGTCCTACAAACATTAATATCATATAAATAATAGGAATAAATATCTCGGAAATTAtcactaaataaaaaaataaaattaccaCTACTACTACCTTATTGTTTGGAACACACAAACATAACAGTGTAgtgaacaaaaaaatgtaaatggtAACATACGAAGCCCCTTTTTTGCATGGTCTCTGTCGTTGGCCGGATATGACATGCTTCACAACCATATCCACTGAATGAAATGGAAGGTCAATCTCACGTTTTTTTAATGGTGTAATTTTCACGGCCCCAACTTCAACCTGTTATTAAAGCACAACTATTATTAGTACGTTACAAAATACTATATCacaataaaaaagaataatttcCTAGTAATCCTCACTTTAGGCGGTGGTATAAAAGATCTTCCTTTTATTACAAAACGATAGTCTATGTCACAAAGATATTGCGATAAAATGGATAGTCTTGATCTTTGGGGAGTTCCTGGTGGTGCAACAAGCCTCTGAAAAAGTAGATTACCACTATCAAAAACTTGATTGATTCTCAACAAACCACCTTTTTAAAAGAAactagtttaaaacttttgtttctaCCACTACATACAGAATGAAATATATCGATCACAAATTAAACATATTGCATTGCATTAATTACTTTATTTTGTCGTTACTATATATTGCAAAAGTAAACATGTTCCTTACTTCAGCAACTTCAGCCTGAAAGGTCAACACAAATGGAATTC includes the following:
- the LOC143464664 gene encoding coiled-coil domain-containing protein 12-like isoform X1 — protein: MKVSAVRAMGDQNIGNLEEEARKRKERLKALREQRKGNEPAAKKEKVDLPKPELKLRNYEPVTEDLKTTQLSNAKPGIVEDHIKEQTESGLPQPTITDDVDLLNLAPRKPDWDLKRDIKAKLERLERRTQRAITELIRERLKESAKKDPSNIAAAPDVSQEGYESD
- the LOC143464664 gene encoding coiled-coil domain-containing protein 12-like isoform X2: MGDQNIGNLEEEARKRKERLKALREQRKGNEPAAKKEKVDLPKPELKLRNYEPVTEDLKTTQLSNAKPGIVEDHIKEQTESGLPQPTITDDVDLLNLAPRKPDWDLKRDIKAKLERLERRTQRAITELIRERLKESAKKDPSNIAAAPDVSQEGYESD
- the LOC143444344 gene encoding dimethyladenosine transferase 1, mitochondrial-like isoform X2 — protein: MHVCEVGPGPGSITREILHREGEHLTVVEKDKRFLPLLQYISDVMPNKMTIVHGDILQYDISQAFPNELAKSWKDDPPPFCVFGNLPFNISLPLLFKWLDLISRQEGVFELGRIPFVLTFQAEVAERLVAPPGTPQRSRLSILSQYLCDIDYRFVIKGRSFIPPPKVEVGAVKITPLKKREIDLPFHSVDMVVKHVISGQRQRPCKKGASTLFPPRRKDLVEEIFQISGVTPSTRAYMLDNLHFRDLCYAYEDIAKRIPQLKLVDTFDPNMWSKTYFDKDGNPRNNINVEALGD
- the LOC143444345 gene encoding inactive hydroxysteroid dehydrogenase-like protein 1, with amino-acid sequence MSALISTCDSFFFLLKQISHDLNYISTNTTNVLALIGAWYTFRLSVKVGSWFVTSAKCVTSSFRRNYIKSYGQWAVVTGCTSGIGQSFARRLASEGLNIILISRNSTALKVESSYIENMYNVHTLILEQDFANVSLDSMKEIKEIFNKLDIGILINNVGIHYDFPMRFDFVDEERTHSLIQVNIRTTVSLTHAVLPGMIKRKRGLVVNMSSGAACLPIPYIALYSATKEFISHFSESLHYEMKQYNIHVQSLMPMYVATNMTSFSKILNQSSLITPTPVTYVNQAMRTLGLYRVNTGYFPHTVQTWFLKVTPRFLSIKLSHWFQLQLNQEGISKKKNI